From the genome of Vicia villosa cultivar HV-30 ecotype Madison, WI linkage group LG2, Vvil1.0, whole genome shotgun sequence, one region includes:
- the LOC131653856 gene encoding cell division cycle protein 48 homolog — translation MSQPESSDSKSVKKDFSTAILERKKSPNRLVVDEAVNDDNSIVALHPQTMEKLGLFRGDTVLIKGKKRKDTICISLADDTCEEAKIRMNKVVRSNLRVRLGDVVSVHQCPDVKYGKRVHILPVDDTIEGLTGNLFDAFLKPYFLEAYRPVRKGELFLVRGGMRSVEFKVIETDPGEYCVVAPDTEIFCEGEPVKREDEDRLDEIGYDDVGGVRKQMAQIRELVELPLRHPQLFKSIGVKPPKGILLYGPPGSGKTLIARAVANETGAFFFCINGPEIMSKLAGESESNLRKAFEEAEKNAPSIIFIDEIDSIAPKREKTHGEVERRIVSQLLTLMDGLKSRAHVIVMGATNRPNSIDPALRRFGRFDREIDIGVPDEIGRLEVLRIHTKNMKLSDDVDLERIGKDTHGYVGADLAALCTEAALQCIREKMDVIDLEDETIDAEILNSMAVTNEHFHTALGTSNPSALRETVVEVPNVSWEDIGGLENVKRELQETVQYPVEHPEKFEKFGMSPSKGVLFYGPPGCGKTLLAKAIANECQANFISVKGPELLTMWFGESEANVREIFDKARQSAPCVLFFDELDSIATQRGSSVGDAGGAADRVLNQLLTEMDGMSAKKTVFIIGATNRPDIIDPALLRPGRLDQLIYIPLPDEDSRHSIFKSCLRKSPVAKDVDLRALATYTKGFSGADITEICQRACKYAIRENIEKDIEQERKRKENPEAMDEDLIDEEVSEIKAAHFEESMKYARRSVSDADIRKYQAFAQTLQQSRGFGSEFRFSDTANRTTTESDPFATTAAGGADEDDLYS, via the exons ATGTCTCAACCAGAATCATCTGACTC GAAATCGGTGAAAAAGGACTTCTCCACCGCGATTCTGGAACGCAAGAAATCTCCTAACCGACTTGTCGTTGATGAGGCTGTCAACGATGATAACTCTATTGTCGCTTTGCACCCTCAAACCATGGAAAAGTTGGGGCTTTTCCGTGGTGACACTGTCCTTATCAAG GGAAAGAAAAGGAAGGATACTATTTGTATATCGCTCGCTGATGATACGTGCGAAGAGGCTAAGATAAGGATGAACAAAGTTGTGAGGTCGAATTTGCGAGTTCGCCTTGGAGATGTTGTGTCTGTGCATCAGTGTCCTGATGTCAAGTATGGGAAACGTGTGCACATTCTTCCTGTTGATGATACAATTGAAGGGCTCACTGGCAATCTCTTTGATGCTTTCTTGAAAC CCTATTTCTTGGAGGCTTATCGTCCTGTCCGAAAAGGGGAACTATTTCTTGTGCGTGGAGGGATGAGAAGTGTAGAGTTTAAGGTCATTGAAACTGATCCTGGGGAGTATTGTGTGGTTGCTCCCGACACTGAGATCTTTTGCGAGGGGGAGCCTGTGAAAAGAGAAGATGAAGACAGGCTTGATGAAATTGGTTATGATGATGTGGGTGGTGTTAGGAAGCAAATGGCACAGATTCGTGAGTTGGTTGAGCTTCCACTGAGGCATCCACAACTTTTCAAATCCATTGGTGTGAAACCACCCAAAGGAATTTTGCTATATGGACCCCCAGGTTCTGGAAAGACATTGATAGCTAGAGCTGTTGCTAATGAAACTGGAGCTTTCTTCTTTTGCATTAACGGACCTGAGATTATGTCCAAACTGGCTGGGGAGAGTGAAAGCAATCTTAGGAAAGCATTTGAGGAAGCTGAAAAGAATGCACCGTCCATCATCTTTATTGATGAGATTGATTCTATTGCACCCAAGCGGGAGAAGACACACGGTGAAGTTGAAAGAAGGATCGTTTCACAACTTTTGACTCTTATGGATGGATTGAAATCTCGTGCTCATGTTATTGTCATGGGTGCCACTAATCGTCCAAATAGCATTGACCCGGCATTGAGAAGGTTTGGTAGATTTGATAGGGAAATCGATATCGGTGTTCCTGATGAAATTGGGCGACTTGAAGTCCTTCGCATACATACCAAAAACATGAAGCTCTCTGATGAT GTTGATTTGGAAAGAATTGGAAAAGATACTCATGGGTATGTTGGGGCTGACCTTGCTGCCCTTTGCACTGAAGCGGCTTTGCAATGCATTAGGGAGAAGATGGACGTCATTGACTTAGAGGATGAAACGATTGATGCTGAAATTTTAAATTCCATGGCCGTTACTAATGAACATTTCCATACTGCCCTTGGAACAAGCAACCCTTCAGCTTTACGTGAAACT GTTGTTGAGGTGCCTAACGTTAGTTGGGAAGACATCGGAGGCCTTGAGAATGTCAAGCGTGAGCTGCAAGAG ACTGTTCAATATCCTGTTGAGCACCCGGAAAAGTTTGAGAAGTTTGGGATGTCACCATCAAAAGGAGTTCTCTTCTACGGTCCTCCAGGATGTGGAAAAACATTGTTAGCCAAAGCAATTGCTAACGAATGTCAAGCTAACTTCATCAGTGTGAAGGGCCCAGAATTGCTTACAATGTGGTTCGGTGAAAGTGAAGCCAATGTTAGAGAAATTTTCGACAAGGCCAGGCAATCAGCTCCATGTGTCCTCTTTTTCGATGAGCTTGACTCCATTGCCACTCAG AGAGGAAGCAGTGTTGGGGATGCTGGTGGTGCTGCTGACCGAGTTCTAAATCAACTTCTGACTGAAATGGATGGCATGTCTGCCAAAAAGACTGTGTTCATTATCGGGGCAACTAACAGACCTGATATCATTGATCCTGCACTTCTCCGGCCAGGCCGTCTAGATCAATTGATCTATATTCCTCTTCCTGATGAGGATTCCCGTCATTCGATCTTCAAGTCCTGCTTGAGAAAGTCACCAGTTGCGAAAGATGTTGATTTGAGAGCTTTGGCTACGTACACCAAAGGTTTCAGCGGCGCCGACATTACAGAAATATGCCAGCGAGCATGTAAATATGCTATAAGAGAAAACATTGAGAAG GACATAGAGCAAGAGAGGAAAAGGAAGGAAAACCCTGAGGCCATGGATGAAGACCTTATCGACGAAGAAGTTTCAGAGATCAAGGCGGCTCATTTTGAGGAGTCAATGAAGTATGCGCGTAGAAGTGTCAGTGACGCCGATATACGCAAATACCAAGCATTTGCTCAAACCTTACAGCAATCAAGGGGTTTCGGAAGTGAATTCAGGTTCTCAGATACCGCAAATAGAACTACTACCGAATCTGACCCTTTTGCAACTACTGCTGCTGGTGGAGCCGACGAAGATGATCTGTATAGTTAG